From Piliocolobus tephrosceles isolate RC106 chromosome Y, ASM277652v3, whole genome shotgun sequence, a single genomic window includes:
- the LOC111531695 gene encoding LOW QUALITY PROTEIN: putative inactive carbonic anhydrase 5B-like protein (The sequence of the model RefSeq protein was modified relative to this genomic sequence to represent the inferred CDS: inserted 1 base in 1 codon): HLISDRDRRFWKFLASRCLLKGPTHCPTLIGSYLSRFLGWLWARKLRPAQKHWALRSRPFFLSPQIQENCKVTYFQGKHWVRTRPLPTAPPSWDYPRIRIRIRIRREMVPAPIHLXEMVPQAWRCFPNRPPLLSNIRPDFSEARVAYVKRCLWTARHSPSLSTAW, translated from the exons CATTTGATCTCGGACCGTGACCGCAGATTTTGGAAATTTCTGGCATCCCGGTGTCTACTGAAAGGCCCCACCCACTGCCCTACTCTCATAGGCAGCTACCTGAGCCGCTTCCTGGGCTGGCTCTGGGCCAGAAAGCTGCGCCCCGCCCAGAAGCACTGGGCCCTGCGGTCCAGGCCCTTCTTCCTCAGCCCCCAGATCCAGGAGAACTGCAAGGTCACCTACTTCCAAGGGAAGCACTGGGTCCGCACTCGGCCCCTCCCCACCGCTCCTCCCAGCTGGGACTACCCCCGCATCCGCATCCGCATCCGCATCCGGAGAGAGATGGTCCCCGCCCCCATCCACC CGGAGATGGTCCCCCAGGCCTGGAGGTGCTTTCCCAACAGGCCGCCGCTGCTGAGCAACATCAGGCCTGATTTCTCCGAGGCTCGCGTGGCTTACGTGAAGCGGTGTCTTTGGACCGCCCGCCACTCCCCCAGCCTGTCCACAGCCTGGTGA
- the LOC111531716 gene encoding carbonic anhydrase 5B, mitochondrial-like codes for MVLQAVQETCCSHLHLVRSSNCFSSCWKATGSQHAEITWKEGKEELHLVHWNAVKFENFEDAAPEENGLAVIGVFLKVSPVFRTWQKFFYVLPSKVRYKKVEAAARPLCPELSVWDHEWEGLRLGPPWATRQHGAPPTRSAAARRKALA; via the exons atggtgctgcaggctgtacaggaaacatgctGCTcacatctgcatctggtgaggtcCTCAAACTGTTTCTCCTCATGTTGGAAGGCCACGGGGAGCCAGCACGCAGAGATCACatggaaagagggaaaggaggag CTGCACTTAGTGCATTGGAATGCAGTCAAATTTGAAAACTTTGAGGACGCAGCACCGGAAGAAAACGGTTTGGCTGTGATAGGagtatttttaaag GTATCTCCAGTTTTCAGGACCTGGCAGAAATTCTTCTACGTTCTGCCTTCAAAGGTCAGGTACAAAAAAGTAGAGGCAGCTGCCAGGCCCCTTTGCCCAGAGCTCAGTGTCTGGGACCATGAGTGGGAAGGATTGAGGCTTGGGCCTCCTTGGGCCACCAGACAGCATGGGGCACCACCCACCCGTTCTGCAGCTGCGCGCCGCAAAGCTCTGGCCTGA